The following proteins are encoded in a genomic region of Longimicrobium sp.:
- a CDS encoding S41 family peptidase codes for MSLRKSLAGALALLLAAAPAAAQQGPLRPRTAYEDLQMFSQVLNQIRVNHPDSMDTHELFMAAVEGMIRAADPHSYVIRAARLAPEKLREYEAGRLFPVPIDFRYVGGSPVVASVAPGSAAARQDILPGDVLVAADGQPVRAESPLELEVALAGPRGSTVGLRFERERGDGSRVELDRPVRRERVEEGTAVPAAFLLDARTGYIRVTTFANDRTADDLHDALKALERGGMQRLVLDLRDNGGGRVDQAAQVAGVFLPGGAVVYSSEGRKPELSETVRVRRSLFSPGERRYPVVVMVNEGTASASELVAGALQDHDRALVVGRPTFGKSLLMQGFPMTDGSVIVLVVGHVKTSCGRVVQRQYREVRSTEYYRLAHAARDTVGRPSCRTDRGRTVYGGGGIYPDVVLQETEPAPVWLARLYEDDVVTRWVAAYLTANAAAFTTPEALAASPSLPAGALADFRAFAGRQGRQVPAGAEVDARLQRELVGRGGLLPRRRRPRRAGAAGRGPVRPRGGGAGAGTVAGSASKLKSITRSQRS; via the coding sequence ATGAGCCTCCGGAAGAGCCTCGCCGGCGCCCTGGCGCTCCTGCTCGCGGCCGCGCCGGCAGCCGCGCAGCAGGGGCCGCTGCGCCCGCGCACGGCGTACGAGGACCTGCAGATGTTCAGCCAGGTCCTCAACCAGATCCGCGTGAACCACCCCGACTCGATGGACACGCACGAGCTGTTCATGGCGGCGGTGGAGGGGATGATCCGCGCGGCCGACCCGCACAGCTACGTGATCCGCGCCGCGCGGCTCGCGCCCGAGAAGCTGCGCGAGTACGAGGCCGGACGCCTCTTCCCGGTGCCGATCGACTTCCGCTACGTGGGCGGCTCGCCGGTGGTGGCCAGCGTGGCGCCGGGCTCGGCCGCGGCGCGGCAGGACATCCTCCCCGGCGACGTGCTGGTGGCGGCGGACGGCCAGCCGGTGCGGGCCGAGAGCCCCCTGGAGCTGGAGGTGGCCCTCGCCGGCCCGCGCGGCTCCACGGTCGGCCTGCGCTTCGAGCGCGAGCGCGGCGACGGCAGCCGGGTGGAGCTCGACCGCCCGGTGCGCCGCGAGCGGGTGGAGGAGGGCACCGCCGTCCCCGCCGCGTTCCTGCTGGACGCCCGGACGGGCTACATCCGCGTGACCACCTTCGCCAACGACAGGACGGCCGACGACCTGCACGACGCGCTCAAGGCGCTGGAGCGCGGCGGGATGCAGCGCCTGGTGCTGGACCTGCGCGACAACGGCGGCGGCCGGGTGGACCAGGCCGCGCAGGTGGCCGGCGTCTTCCTCCCCGGCGGGGCGGTGGTCTACAGCTCCGAGGGGCGCAAGCCGGAGCTCAGCGAGACGGTGCGGGTGCGCCGCTCGCTCTTCTCCCCCGGCGAGCGCCGCTACCCCGTGGTGGTGATGGTGAACGAGGGGACGGCGAGCGCCTCGGAGCTGGTGGCCGGGGCGCTGCAGGACCACGACCGCGCGCTGGTGGTGGGACGGCCCACCTTCGGCAAGTCGCTGCTGATGCAGGGCTTCCCGATGACGGACGGCTCGGTGATCGTGCTGGTGGTGGGGCACGTGAAGACGTCCTGCGGCCGGGTGGTGCAGCGCCAGTACCGCGAGGTGCGCTCGACCGAGTACTACCGCCTGGCCCACGCCGCGCGCGACACGGTGGGGCGCCCCTCGTGCCGCACCGACCGCGGGCGCACCGTGTACGGCGGCGGCGGGATCTACCCCGACGTGGTGCTGCAGGAGACGGAGCCGGCGCCGGTGTGGCTGGCGCGCCTGTACGAGGACGACGTGGTCACCCGCTGGGTGGCGGCGTACCTGACGGCGAACGCGGCGGCCTTCACGACGCCCGAGGCGCTGGCGGCGAGCCCCAGCCTGCCGGCGGGCGCGCTGGCCGACTTCCGCGCCTTCGCCGGACGCCAGGGGCGGCAGGTGCCCGCGGGCGCCGAGGTGGACGCCCGCCTGCAGCGCGAGCTGGTGGGGCGAGGCGGGCTACTACCGCGTCGACGCCGTCCTCGACGAGCAGGTGCGGCAGGCCGTGGCCCAGTTCGGCCGCGCGGCGGAGGTGCTGGGGCCGGTACAGTAGCCGGCTCTGCAAGCAAACTGAAAAGCATCACACGGAGTCAACGGAGTTAA
- the uvrA gene encoding excinuclease ABC subunit UvrA gives MKDKIVIRGARQHNLKNLDLDLPRRAVVVVTGPSGSGKSSLAFDTVYAEGQRRYVESLSTYAKQFLDRMEKPDVDRVEGISPAVAIEQRNPTKTSRSTVGTATEVYDYLRLLWARVGRTFCPGHPDSPCGREIRPDTVQSATDAVLALPAGTRAMVCFPLPLSAKVTHALVVENLRALGFLRVLADGRELHLDELPDEAGLDLTKAGELLVVVDRVRVDPDDGARVADSLQTAFAEGEGEAVVVPVGGPRLRFTERFRCPDHPQIEFATPSPQLFSFNNPYGSCPECTGFGAVLRFDESLIVCNPGRSLREGAVDPWRMPRYEGRRKKLFDFAKREGVSADKPWSELPEDFRRKVLHGARGFQGLYSFFEDLEEKRYKQYVRVFIRQYQTAQTCPVCDGAKLRPEALRVRVSGRTVAEVSQLPLTRLRAWLAALRADGVAGGEDCPATPLSPQERGIAEQVLKELDARVGFLDDVGLGYLTLDRQTRTLSGGEAQRITLANSLGSRLVDTLYVLDEPTIGLHPADNDRLLRLLVRLREHGNTVLVVEHDPEAMRLADWLVELGPGSGERGGSLVFQGTLDELLRADTLTGRYLSGREEIPVPARRRHVTGPRLRLEGAREHNLRGERVEIPLGVLTVVTGVSGSGKSTLVHDVLYRALERELSGGETSAKRHLGDVVGAYDRLTGTGLLHEVVLVDQSPIGRTPRSNPVTYIKAWDEVRRIFSSLPEARKRGFGPGHFSFNVAGGRCEACKGEGQVQVEMVFMADVFVPCEVCGGARFKPEVLEVRYRKASVRDVLDMTIDEAIRFFLQEDRLGQQLWHLQQVGLGYLRLGQPAPTLSGGEAQRIKIARELALGARRGGNKLYILDEPTTGLHLDDIRKLLRVLGHLVEAGHTVLLIEHNLDVIKTADWVVDLGPGAGPEGGRVVAMGTPEQVAQVPGSLTGGYLARILQPSVVAGVAGG, from the coding sequence ATGAAGGACAAGATCGTCATCCGCGGGGCGCGGCAGCACAACCTCAAGAACCTGGACCTCGACCTCCCGCGGAGGGCGGTGGTCGTCGTCACCGGGCCCTCGGGCTCGGGGAAGTCTTCGCTCGCCTTCGATACCGTCTACGCCGAGGGGCAGCGGCGCTACGTCGAATCGCTCTCGACCTACGCCAAGCAGTTCCTCGACCGCATGGAGAAGCCCGACGTCGACCGCGTCGAAGGCATCTCTCCCGCGGTGGCCATCGAGCAGCGCAACCCCACCAAGACCAGCCGCTCCACCGTCGGCACCGCCACCGAGGTCTACGACTACCTGCGCCTCCTCTGGGCGCGGGTGGGCCGCACCTTCTGCCCCGGCCACCCCGACAGCCCCTGCGGCCGCGAGATCCGCCCCGACACCGTGCAGTCGGCCACCGACGCCGTGCTCGCCCTGCCGGCGGGGACGCGCGCCATGGTCTGCTTCCCCCTCCCGCTCTCGGCCAAGGTCACCCACGCGCTCGTCGTCGAGAACCTGCGCGCGCTCGGCTTCCTGCGCGTGCTGGCCGACGGGCGCGAGCTGCACCTGGACGAGCTGCCGGACGAGGCGGGCCTCGACCTGACGAAGGCGGGCGAGCTCCTCGTCGTCGTGGACCGCGTGCGCGTGGACCCGGACGACGGCGCGCGGGTGGCCGACTCGCTGCAGACGGCGTTCGCGGAAGGGGAGGGGGAGGCGGTGGTGGTCCCCGTGGGCGGCCCGCGGCTGCGCTTCACCGAGCGCTTCCGCTGCCCCGACCACCCGCAGATCGAGTTCGCCACGCCCTCGCCGCAGCTCTTCTCCTTCAACAACCCGTACGGGAGCTGCCCGGAGTGCACCGGCTTCGGCGCGGTGCTGCGCTTCGACGAGTCGCTGATCGTCTGCAACCCGGGGCGCTCGCTGCGCGAGGGGGCGGTGGACCCCTGGCGGATGCCGCGCTACGAGGGGCGCCGCAAGAAGCTCTTCGACTTCGCCAAGCGCGAGGGCGTCTCGGCCGACAAGCCGTGGAGCGAGCTGCCGGAGGACTTCCGCCGCAAGGTGCTGCACGGCGCGCGCGGCTTCCAGGGGCTCTACTCGTTCTTCGAGGACCTGGAGGAGAAGCGCTACAAGCAGTACGTGCGCGTCTTCATCCGCCAGTACCAGACGGCGCAGACCTGCCCGGTGTGCGACGGCGCCAAGCTGCGCCCCGAGGCGCTGCGGGTGCGCGTCTCCGGCCGCACCGTCGCCGAGGTGTCGCAGCTGCCGCTCACGCGGTTGCGCGCGTGGCTCGCGGCGCTGCGCGCGGACGGCGTGGCGGGGGGCGAGGACTGCCCGGCCACGCCGCTCAGTCCGCAGGAGCGCGGGATCGCCGAGCAGGTGCTCAAGGAGCTGGACGCGCGCGTGGGGTTCCTGGACGACGTGGGACTGGGGTACCTGACGCTCGACCGGCAGACGCGCACCCTCTCGGGCGGCGAGGCGCAGCGCATCACGCTGGCCAACTCGCTGGGGAGCCGGCTGGTGGACACGCTCTACGTGCTGGACGAGCCCACCATCGGCCTGCACCCGGCCGACAACGACCGCCTGCTGCGCCTGCTGGTGCGGCTGCGCGAGCACGGCAACACGGTCCTCGTCGTGGAGCACGATCCCGAGGCGATGCGGCTGGCCGACTGGCTGGTGGAGCTGGGCCCGGGGAGCGGCGAGCGCGGCGGCAGCCTGGTGTTCCAGGGGACGCTGGACGAGCTGCTCCGGGCCGACACGCTCACCGGGCGCTACCTGTCGGGGCGCGAGGAGATCCCGGTCCCCGCGCGCCGGCGGCACGTCACCGGCCCGCGGCTCAGGCTGGAGGGGGCGCGCGAGCACAACCTGCGCGGCGAGCGGGTGGAGATCCCGCTGGGGGTGCTGACGGTGGTGACCGGCGTGTCGGGGTCGGGGAAGAGCACGCTGGTGCACGACGTCCTCTACCGCGCCCTGGAGCGCGAGCTGTCGGGCGGCGAGACCAGCGCCAAGCGCCACCTGGGCGACGTGGTGGGCGCCTACGACCGGCTGACCGGGACGGGGCTGCTGCACGAGGTGGTGCTGGTGGACCAGAGCCCGATCGGGCGCACGCCGCGCTCCAACCCGGTCACCTACATCAAGGCGTGGGACGAGGTGCGGCGCATCTTCTCCTCGCTCCCCGAGGCCCGGAAGCGCGGCTTCGGGCCGGGGCACTTCTCGTTCAACGTGGCGGGCGGGCGCTGCGAGGCGTGCAAGGGCGAGGGGCAGGTGCAGGTGGAGATGGTGTTCATGGCCGACGTGTTCGTGCCCTGCGAGGTGTGCGGCGGCGCGCGCTTCAAGCCCGAGGTGCTGGAGGTGCGCTACCGCAAGGCCAGCGTGCGCGACGTGCTGGACATGACCATCGACGAGGCGATCCGCTTCTTCCTGCAGGAGGACCGCCTGGGGCAGCAGCTCTGGCACCTGCAGCAGGTGGGGCTGGGCTACCTGCGCCTGGGCCAGCCGGCGCCCACGCTCTCGGGCGGCGAGGCGCAGCGCATCAAGATCGCGCGCGAGCTGGCGCTGGGGGCGCGCCGGGGCGGCAACAAGCTCTATATCCTCGACGAGCCCACCACGGGCCTGCACCTGGACGACATCCGCAAGCTGCTGCGCGTGCTGGGACACCTGGTGGAGGCGGGGCACACGGTGCTCTTGATCGAGCACAACCTGGACGTGATCAAGACGGCCGACTGGGTGGTGGACCTGGGCCCCGGCGCCGGCCCCGAGGGCGGCCGCGTGGTGGCGATGGGCACCCCCGAGCAGGTGGCGCAGGTGCCGGGAAGCCTGACGGGGGGCTACCTGGCGCGCATCCTCCAGCCGTCGGTCGTGGCGGGGGTCGCGGGCGGCTGA
- a CDS encoding lysoplasmalogenase encodes MDYAVVVHPERPLYWCAAILASALLTITAEARGWRTGVYVFKPLTTLLVLGLALFEGNSVYPWYQFFVVAGLLFSLAGDVFLMLPRDRFVAGLASFLLAHLCYIGAFGIAVSRRTPLIVGALLLWGFVLLRVLWPGLGRLRVPVIVYAAVLLTMAWQAWEYGAPDFVGELLRGYGWAAPAGATLFVVSDSALAVDRFARPFRHAPALVLATYYAAQTLIALSTIQMW; translated from the coding sequence GTGGACTACGCCGTCGTCGTCCATCCCGAGCGCCCGCTGTACTGGTGCGCCGCCATCCTGGCCTCCGCGCTGCTCACGATCACCGCGGAGGCGCGGGGGTGGCGGACGGGGGTGTACGTCTTCAAGCCGCTCACCACCCTGCTGGTGCTGGGGCTGGCGCTGTTCGAGGGGAACAGCGTCTACCCCTGGTACCAGTTCTTCGTCGTGGCGGGGCTCCTGTTCTCGCTGGCGGGCGACGTGTTCCTGATGCTGCCGCGGGACCGCTTCGTGGCGGGGCTGGCGAGCTTTCTCCTCGCGCACCTGTGCTACATCGGCGCGTTCGGCATCGCGGTCTCGCGGCGCACGCCGCTGATCGTGGGCGCGCTGCTGCTGTGGGGGTTCGTGCTGCTGCGCGTGCTGTGGCCCGGGCTCGGGCGGCTCCGGGTGCCGGTGATCGTCTACGCGGCGGTGCTGCTGACGATGGCCTGGCAGGCGTGGGAGTACGGGGCGCCGGACTTCGTGGGCGAGCTCCTGCGCGGGTACGGGTGGGCGGCCCCCGCGGGCGCGACGCTGTTCGTCGTCTCCGACTCCGCGCTCGCCGTCGACCGCTTCGCCCGGCCGTTCCGCCACGCCCCCGCGCTGGTGCTGGCCACGTACTACGCCGCGCAGACGCTGATCGCGCTGTCGACGATCCAGATGTGGTAG
- a CDS encoding heparan-alpha-glucosaminide N-acetyltransferase domain-containing protein: protein MSTVTSEIPSVHVAGAQAPAARARIDSVDLLRGLVMVIMLLDHTRDFNSRVAFLFDPSNLERTTVALFLTRWITHFCAPVFVLLAGTGVFLRGARGTGKAELSRFLVTRGLWLMLLEFTLVRFVVVLNLDYAAFPGFMQVIFALGLGMVVLAALVHLPVRWVAAIGVAIVALHNLLDPVRVTPWAGPGSPAPGALQALWMVLHQQGFIVAFGRPVLVLYPVLPWIGVMAAGYALGAVYTWERERRRRFLLRLGAGLTAAFVALRLLDVYGDPNGWSVQKNAAFTVLSFLNTVKYPPSLLFLLMTLGPALMALAWFERPERGWLGRALVTFGRVPLFFYVLQWIAAHGLGIAAGLVAGQTIAHHFRDPFTNAANPPQGVGFSLGVVYLLWLLGVLLLYPLCRWFAGVRQRRKEWWLSYL, encoded by the coding sequence ATGTCGACCGTCACCAGCGAGATCCCCTCCGTCCACGTGGCCGGCGCGCAGGCGCCCGCCGCCCGGGCGCGCATCGACTCCGTGGACCTGCTCCGCGGGCTGGTGATGGTGATCATGCTGCTGGACCACACGCGCGACTTCAACAGCCGCGTCGCCTTCCTCTTCGACCCCAGCAACCTCGAGCGCACCACGGTCGCGCTCTTCCTCACGCGCTGGATCACGCACTTCTGCGCGCCGGTGTTCGTGCTGCTGGCCGGCACCGGGGTGTTCCTGCGCGGCGCGCGCGGGACGGGCAAGGCCGAGCTGTCGCGCTTCCTGGTGACGCGCGGGCTCTGGCTGATGCTGCTGGAGTTCACCCTGGTCCGCTTCGTGGTGGTGCTCAACCTGGACTACGCGGCGTTCCCCGGCTTCATGCAGGTGATCTTCGCCCTGGGCCTGGGGATGGTCGTGCTCGCCGCGCTCGTCCACCTGCCGGTGCGCTGGGTGGCGGCGATCGGGGTGGCGATCGTCGCGCTGCACAACCTGCTGGACCCCGTGCGCGTCACGCCCTGGGCCGGGCCGGGCTCTCCCGCCCCGGGGGCGCTCCAGGCGCTCTGGATGGTGCTGCACCAGCAGGGGTTCATCGTGGCCTTCGGCCGGCCGGTGCTGGTGCTATACCCGGTGCTGCCGTGGATCGGGGTGATGGCGGCGGGCTACGCGCTGGGCGCGGTCTACACCTGGGAGCGGGAGCGGCGCCGGCGCTTCCTGCTGCGGCTGGGGGCGGGGCTCACCGCGGCGTTCGTGGCCCTGCGCCTGCTCGACGTCTACGGCGACCCGAACGGGTGGAGCGTGCAGAAGAACGCGGCCTTCACCGTCCTCTCGTTCCTGAACACCGTCAAGTACCCGCCCTCGCTCCTCTTCCTGCTGATGACGCTGGGCCCGGCGCTCATGGCGCTCGCCTGGTTCGAGCGCCCGGAGCGCGGCTGGCTGGGGCGCGCGCTGGTGACCTTCGGGCGGGTGCCGCTCTTCTTCTACGTCCTGCAGTGGATCGCCGCGCACGGGCTCGGGATCGCCGCCGGGCTCGTCGCCGGTCAGACGATCGCGCACCACTTCCGCGACCCCTTCACCAACGCCGCGAACCCGCCCCAGGGCGTGGGCTTCAGCCTGGGCGTCGTCTACCTGCTCTGGCTCCTGGGCGTGCTCCTGCTCTACCCCCTCTGCCGCTGGTTCGCGGGAGTGCGGCAGCGGCGCAAGGAGTGGTGGCTGAGCTACCTGTGA
- a CDS encoding sulfurtransferase: MATVTGQKPIEERGYAHPDALVSTEWVARHLDDPGVRIAESDEDVLLYDVGHVPGAVKIDWHTDLQHPLQRDYLDAEHFARLMREKGIGPDTTVVFYGDKNNWWATYALWVFRLFGHDRVKVMDGGRKKWEDEGRPLTTDVPSHPPADYPVPERDDAKIRAFREEVLEHVQRRGQLVDVRSPEEFRGEKLHMPEYPQEGAVRGGHIPGAKSMPWARAVNPDTGEFRSADELRELYEDQLGLRPDEETIAYCRIGERSSHTWFALTYLLGWPRVRNYDGSWTEWGNSVRLPIERP; encoded by the coding sequence ATGGCCACCGTCACCGGGCAGAAGCCGATCGAGGAGCGCGGGTACGCGCACCCCGACGCGCTGGTCTCCACCGAGTGGGTCGCGCGGCACCTGGACGACCCGGGCGTGCGCATCGCCGAGAGCGACGAGGACGTGCTGCTGTACGACGTGGGGCACGTCCCCGGCGCGGTGAAGATCGACTGGCACACCGACCTGCAGCACCCGCTCCAGCGCGACTACCTGGACGCCGAGCACTTCGCGCGGCTCATGCGCGAGAAGGGGATCGGGCCGGACACCACCGTGGTCTTCTACGGCGACAAGAACAACTGGTGGGCCACCTACGCGCTCTGGGTGTTCCGCCTGTTCGGGCACGACCGGGTGAAGGTGATGGACGGCGGGCGGAAGAAGTGGGAGGACGAGGGGCGCCCGCTGACCACCGACGTCCCCAGCCATCCGCCCGCCGACTACCCGGTGCCGGAGCGCGACGACGCGAAGATCCGCGCCTTCCGCGAGGAGGTGCTGGAGCACGTGCAGCGCCGCGGGCAGCTGGTGGACGTGCGCTCGCCCGAGGAGTTCCGCGGCGAGAAGCTGCACATGCCCGAGTACCCGCAGGAGGGCGCGGTGCGCGGCGGCCACATCCCGGGGGCGAAGAGCATGCCCTGGGCGCGCGCCGTGAACCCCGACACCGGCGAGTTCCGGAGCGCCGACGAGCTGCGCGAGCTGTACGAGGACCAGCTCGGGCTCAGGCCCGACGAGGAGACCATCGCCTACTGCCGCATCGGCGAGCGCTCGTCGCACACCTGGTTCGCGCTCACCTACCTGCTCGGCTGGCCCAGGGTGCGCAACTACGACGGCTCGTGGACCGAGTGGGGGAACTCGGTGCGGCTGCCGATCGAGAGGCCGTGA
- a CDS encoding glycosyltransferase N-terminal domain-containing protein, which translates to MPLAETLYAAAVRAARPVLPLLARGDGKLARGIRGRRGVLERIEAWAQGHRDPSRPLAWFHAPSVGEGHQAKAVVERFRARRPDAQVVYTFFSPSAERFARTVPADFADYLPLDAPADVRRALDALRPDVIAFSKYDVWPVLTREAARRGVRLLLLSATLPPGSGRLRGPARALLAPAYRRLDAVAAISPGDAERFAALGVAPERRTVMGDARFDQVWRRARTVDPESPVLARLGGFGGVTLVAGSTWPEDERRLLPALARLRGDGFLLRLVLVPHEPTPAHLAHGEALLDRLGLSHARLSALGPAPAPDVVVVDSVGVLGDLYALADVAYVGGGYGTAGLHSVLEPAAFGAPVLFGPRHENAREAAALVEAGGGIPLPEGEWPGSELRALLVHPGERRRRGDAARAYVEANLGAAGRGAGLVERFLPAAGPR; encoded by the coding sequence ATGCCGCTCGCCGAAACGCTCTACGCCGCCGCGGTGCGCGCCGCCCGCCCCGTGCTCCCGCTGCTCGCGCGCGGCGACGGCAAGCTCGCGCGCGGCATCCGCGGGCGGCGGGGCGTGCTGGAGCGCATCGAGGCGTGGGCGCAGGGGCACCGCGACCCGTCTCGCCCGCTCGCCTGGTTCCACGCCCCCAGCGTGGGCGAGGGCCACCAGGCGAAGGCCGTCGTCGAGCGCTTCCGCGCCCGCCGGCCCGACGCGCAGGTGGTCTACACCTTCTTCTCCCCCTCCGCCGAGCGCTTCGCCCGCACCGTCCCCGCCGACTTCGCCGACTACCTCCCGCTCGACGCCCCGGCCGACGTGCGGCGCGCCCTCGACGCGCTGCGCCCGGACGTGATCGCCTTCTCCAAGTACGACGTGTGGCCCGTGCTCACGCGCGAGGCCGCCCGGCGCGGCGTGCGCCTGCTGCTGCTCTCCGCCACGCTCCCGCCCGGCTCCGGGCGCCTCCGCGGCCCCGCGCGCGCGCTGCTGGCCCCCGCCTACCGGCGCCTGGACGCCGTCGCCGCCATCTCGCCCGGCGACGCGGAGCGCTTCGCCGCGCTGGGCGTCGCCCCGGAGCGCCGCACGGTGATGGGCGACGCGCGCTTCGACCAGGTGTGGCGCCGCGCGCGCACCGTCGACCCCGAGTCGCCGGTGCTGGCGCGGCTCGGCGGGTTCGGCGGCGTCACCCTGGTGGCCGGCTCCACCTGGCCCGAAGACGAGCGCCGCCTCCTCCCCGCCCTCGCCAGGCTGCGCGGCGACGGCTTCCTGCTGCGGCTGGTCCTGGTCCCGCACGAGCCCACCCCCGCGCACCTGGCGCACGGCGAGGCGCTGCTGGACCGGCTCGGCCTCTCCCACGCGCGGCTGTCGGCGCTCGGCCCCGCGCCTGCGCCCGACGTCGTGGTGGTCGACAGCGTGGGCGTGCTGGGCGACCTGTACGCGCTCGCGGACGTCGCCTACGTGGGCGGGGGATACGGGACGGCGGGGCTGCACTCGGTGCTGGAGCCGGCGGCGTTCGGCGCGCCCGTGCTCTTCGGCCCGCGCCACGAGAACGCGCGCGAGGCCGCCGCGCTGGTCGAGGCCGGCGGCGGGATCCCGCTCCCCGAGGGCGAGTGGCCGGGGAGCGAGCTGCGCGCGCTCCTGGTCCACCCCGGAGAGCGCCGCCGCCGCGGAGACGCCGCCCGCGCCTACGTCGAGGCCAACCTCGGCGCCGCCGGACGCGGCGCCGGGCTGGTCGAGCGCTTCCTCCCGGCCGCGGGACCGCGCTGA
- a CDS encoding amino acid permease yields the protein MTNPAPSTSAPAADAPAPPSRPSLVRGLTLLGTVALVVGNMVGTSVYTLPASLAQTTGPLGVAAWALTAAGYLFVALVYASLGTRYPLTGGPYVYAREAFGEFAGFQAVWAYWFSAVIGNAGIATGVVGYAVGFSPRLAESTLLQFLLAQALLWGLCLVNVLGVRQGARVQIAVMFTASVPMLLVSLAMLPSVRLAHFTPFAPHGWGSLAAGAALVVWAYSGVESATVPAEEVQRPERTIRRGTMLGYALATLIFLVAAVAVTGAMPTADVASSARPVAMAAERTLGPWAGAVIGVVAIVAGIGTLNGWILMAGRIPLTAARDGIFFRGLGRVHPRFGTPHVGLIVGTAVASAMLLLYFQKTLLGVFNFIVLLAVLTTLIPHLYAAAAELMLARRDPARYTPRERRRAHLVAPVAFVFVMYTVYGVGPQVALWGFLVLLAGMPLYIWFATRGAASGEGATGLGKGG from the coding sequence GTGACGAATCCCGCGCCCTCCACCTCCGCCCCGGCGGCCGACGCGCCCGCGCCTCCCTCCCGCCCCTCGCTGGTGCGCGGGCTCACGCTGTTGGGGACGGTGGCGCTCGTGGTCGGCAACATGGTGGGGACCTCGGTCTACACGCTCCCCGCGTCGCTCGCCCAGACCACGGGGCCGCTCGGCGTGGCGGCGTGGGCGCTCACCGCCGCGGGGTACCTGTTCGTGGCGCTCGTCTACGCCAGCCTGGGCACGCGCTACCCGCTCACCGGCGGGCCGTACGTGTACGCGCGCGAGGCGTTCGGCGAGTTCGCCGGCTTCCAGGCGGTGTGGGCGTACTGGTTCAGCGCCGTAATCGGCAACGCGGGGATCGCCACCGGCGTGGTGGGCTACGCGGTAGGCTTCTCGCCGCGGCTGGCGGAGAGCACGCTGCTGCAGTTCCTGCTGGCGCAGGCGCTGCTCTGGGGCCTCTGCCTGGTGAACGTGCTGGGCGTGCGGCAGGGCGCGCGCGTGCAGATCGCCGTGATGTTCACCGCCTCGGTGCCGATGCTGCTCGTCTCGCTGGCGATGCTGCCCAGCGTGCGCCTGGCGCACTTCACCCCTTTCGCCCCGCACGGCTGGGGCTCGCTGGCGGCGGGGGCGGCGCTGGTGGTGTGGGCGTACTCGGGCGTCGAGTCGGCCACGGTGCCGGCCGAGGAGGTGCAGCGCCCCGAGCGCACCATCCGCCGCGGGACGATGCTGGGCTACGCGCTGGCCACCCTCATCTTCCTGGTGGCCGCCGTCGCGGTGACCGGCGCGATGCCCACGGCCGACGTCGCGTCGTCCGCCCGCCCGGTGGCGATGGCGGCCGAGCGCACGCTGGGACCGTGGGCGGGCGCCGTGATCGGCGTGGTGGCGATCGTGGCGGGGATCGGCACGCTGAACGGGTGGATCCTGATGGCCGGCCGCATCCCGCTCACCGCCGCGCGCGACGGGATCTTCTTCCGCGGGCTGGGCCGCGTGCACCCGCGCTTCGGCACCCCGCACGTGGGGCTGATCGTCGGGACGGCCGTCGCCAGCGCCATGCTGCTGCTCTACTTCCAGAAAACGCTGCTGGGCGTCTTCAACTTCATCGTGCTGCTGGCGGTGCTCACGACGCTGATCCCGCACCTCTACGCCGCCGCCGCCGAGCTGATGCTGGCCCGCCGCGACCCGGCGCGCTACACCCCGCGCGAGCGGCGCCGCGCGCACCTGGTGGCTCCCGTCGCCTTCGTGTTCGTGATGTACACGGTCTACGGGGTGGGGCCGCAGGTGGCGCTGTGGGGCTTCCTGGTGCTGCTGGCGGGGATGCCACTCTACATCTGGTTCGCCACGCGGGGGGCGGCGTCCGGCGAGGGGGCCACAGGGTTGGGGAAGGGCGGCTGA